The Miscanthus floridulus cultivar M001 chromosome 6, ASM1932011v1, whole genome shotgun sequence genomic interval AGTCATTCCACCAACCTGTTACAACAAAAAAGAACTTTAATATAAAAAGAGAGATACACAAGCTACAGGCAAAACATACAAAAATATATGGACGAAATTCTTAATGCTATAGAAAATGAGAACAAAATACTAACAAGTGACATAAATCTCAAGGGAAGGGACGGACAAGCAAGTGCATAACGCCAGATTATATGAAATCAAAGCCAAACAATGGAAGGAGACTGTTATGtggttgctaggattgagaggaagAGGCGAGGGGAGCGACGGCGGCTGATGTGCTACAGTTTCCCGTGGTGCTACAGTGTCGCGGGTACTGTTCACGTCCGCGGCGGCTAGGGCTGCAAGGGCGctgggggaggccggccgcggggcttcgcccacggccggcaagagagaagggatttccttctaatctcttgcttgattttagattgatacatctcctctcattatatagagaggtttgacttggcccctaagcaagcgactaattaaccctaatgggctaaggcccaataggcccttgactcctctaacactacaccccacctggacatgcagctcgtcctcgagctgcaatCTAACGATGACACTAACGATGCCTCCACTAGACACAAACCTAACACCTAAAAATAAGCCTTTTACATCTCGGCTTATTTTATTGACCTGAAGAAGACTACGACTCTTTATTTGTGACTCCTAAAGATACGGCGGGCACCCTCCGCTTGCTGGACCAGCACGTGTGTAGCCACCTGGATCCCATGGAGACCATCGGAACGAGAGGGGTGCACGGGTATGGCCACCTAGAATTAGTGGCAACAGCAACCAGCGGAGACGTGCTCGTGGCGGACGGTGGCGGAATGAGATGGCGCTAGGCAGTGCGTTCCCGCCGGTGACAAGGAGGAAAGCTGCTCCCATATCGCCGGTGCCGCAGAGTTGGAGTTCGCCGCCCACGGAAAAAACACCATGCTTGCGCCTGAAGACAACAACAGGTTGGCGCGGTTGCTGGTGGCCGTTCGACCAGGCGAGGTCGACCGACCATGCTAGGTCGCGCTCCCCTGTGCTGAGGTCAACCGCCGCCAAGGTCGCCTCGTGCATAGGTGAACGCATCTTCTGCAGCCGCCGGCGCGCTAGGAGGCCACGCGCCGCAGCCTGCAGCCGCACCGCCGCAAACACCTGGCAGGCACTTGCCCGCGCAATCGCCTTCCTCTCCGTGAGCTGCAAGGCTGCTGCTGTAGGGACGACTGGCCGCAAACCGGCGATCCAAGCCGGAAGCGGTGGCAGCGacggcagcagctgctgctgggaCGTCGGCGGCGGGTTCGGCTGCGGCCCCAACAGGAACCCATGAATCCCGGCCACCATCTTGCCGAGGTTAAGGACAGCCGCCGTCAACTGCTCGTTCGTCATGACGCCCACGGCGGAGGACGACAGGTGGACATGATCGAACCacatgatcgaaccagagatctctgcaagggcgctgggggaggccggccgcggggcttcgcccacggccggcaagagagaagggatttccttctaatctcttgcttgattcTAGATTGATACATCGCCTctcattatatagagaggtttgacttggcccctaagcaagcgactaattaaccctaatgggctaaggcccaataggcccttgactcctctaacaGAGACAAAAACCAAATTGAAGGAAACAACTTCAGGAAAGGCCATGGATAATTCACAGCACGAAAGGGTACAAATCTGACCTGTTCATGTGCTGTCTAAGCATCGTGTAGTATTATCACTACTCTATATCTATAATCACTGACAAAAACATACATGGAAACTGTAAAATAAAATTAGCATGGTCATCTGAACTTGCATGTCTGAACTTTCTGAACTCAAGCAGACTACAAGAAACTGTAACTTTTATGCACAAGCATTTCTGAATAAACTGACGACCATAGTCATGATGACAGTCCTGCCTAGCTAGGTAATCTGTGAGAAAAAGCAGAGGCAAACATAATCTCCATCCCCGCTTGAGCTCCTCACCAAGGTCGTGCTTCACGTCTCAACGTCAGCCGCCCCAGTCAAACGCAGCAGCCGCAGCCACGAGTTGGCGCGGCACCATCGCCATCCCTCTCTACCACACAACCACAGACACAGAGTTCCATCGCTAGCTACCAAGAAAACAACATCTCGAGCCAGATCTACTGCGCATCCACCACGACCGTGACCATCACCGCGCACAGAAACCAGTAGCACCTCAAACAAAAGCAAAATCGCTAAAAAACCATGCGAAGAACAAAATACACTTACAAAAATCGACCGCACGAAGACACTCCTCTGCGACCGTCGGCACGGGGAAGCGGCGCGCGAGGATCCCGCTGAGAACACCGCTCGCAGCAGGCACAGAGGGGAGCGGCGGGCGAAGACAGCGCCTCAACGACAGCTCGCCACAGCTCGGTGGAACGGCCGCCGAAGTCCGACCACCACTCGCTGCGGCACAGGGAGAACCATAGCGCCTGGACAACGCCCCACCCACAGCTCGCCACAACTCAGCGCAGCAGCCGCCGGAATCTCCGCCCCACCCGCCGCGCGTGGCACAAGCGAGCGGGGAGCGGTGCGGCACAGCGGCGTGGCGCGCGCGGCGCAAGAGAGCAGAGAGCGGTGCGGCGCGGCGCGGAGCAGAGAGCCAAAGCGGCGCCTGCGCCACCGCGCGTGGAGCGGAAACGATTGGGGAAAAAAAATGCGGTGGCAATGTTTCTATTCCGCGGACCCATCAGCGTGGCGGCCCGTTAGCGAACCAAACAGCCGCACgaatctcaaaacaaatcaacGGCCCAGAATCTGACAGATAGAAAATAAGAAAATCTGTTGACAGATAAATAGCAAAATTCAAAAATGATTTaggaccaaaacaaaatggctcacaTTGAAATTTGGAACGGGGGAAAGTAGAGCAGAAGTCTCCCACTCTCGTTGCCGCAGCAGTCGAGAGTGCATCCTGGCCAGCGTCTCCCCGAACCTGGCCAGCGTCTCCCCGAAGACTTTGAAATTCCGCGGATGATGTTGACGTGCTCTCTCCGccggctcgccgccgccgccttgggATTGGGACAACGGCTCGTACACGCCGGCGAGAAAGCGGTGGAAGTCCACGATGGTCTTGTTGTCCCAGAGCCGTGCGGGGTCGACGGCGAGGTAGCCGTGGAAGCGGGCCCCGACGATGGCGCCCGGGAAGCAATGCGTCCTCGTGTCCCTGAGCAGGTCGATGACGGGGTAGCCCGACAGGCCGGAGATGACCTCGCGGTACGCGCCGGCCCACCGCGGGCTGTACGAGAGCACCGCGAGCACGACGCGGCGGCGGAGGTGCTGCACCGTCACCCACGACGGCAGGAACCCGTCGTTGAACGCGTGGAAGTAGTTGCCGTTGTATCCCCCCGCCGTCACGACGTGGACCGGCGCGTCGTGCCGGACGTCGCACCGGTGCGCGGCGCCGGCAGCCTCCTCCCCCGGCCGGGCCACACGGAGCTGCACCTCCTGGATATCGCCCATGACCTTGCCGTCCCACTTGCGCGTGTAGGGCCGTATCCGCTCCTCCTCCGCGGTGGCGCCGGCCGCCGGCGGCCGCGCCCGCGGCGGGAACAGCAGGAGCGACAGGGACGCGGCGTCCGTGCGCACGTCGCCGGACATGAAGCAGACGTCGGCGTTCTCGTCCGAGCGGTCGCAGCAGATGGTGTGGTCGGGCAGCGACGAGCACGGGGAGTGCACCTGGTTGTCAAGACGAGCCAGAGCGCCGGCGTTGCCTGCACCGCGCGGCCCGAAGAAGCCGGCGGCCCCGTACGGGACGGGCATGGGGAAGCGCGAAGCGTAGAGGAGGATGCACAGGATCACGGCGGAAAACACGGCCACGAACTGCACGAACAGCcatttgcccttgttcttgtcgGCCGCATCccccatggccggcggccggcggccggagTCCAGGCCTGAGGTAGCTAGAAAATCTTTTCAACCTGCTTGCTCGACGAGAGGAACGAACATTAAACATATATAGGACGTGGTCTAGCTATCAGTAAACTTGTGGGAGCGGATAATCccacaaaaatgaaaaaaaaccctaTTTCTGTGAAAGAATACAAAACATGAACAACCAATAGTTTCTCGCAAGACCTAGGAAACCCGTGAATTCAAGGAGGTCCATTTATCAACTCTAGAAGATGAATTTTGTTAGAGTACACTAAAGACCAGGGTACTAATAGGATGCACAATGAATCCTTCCTAAGGATTCCTCCGGAGGAGCTGGAGCCGTTTTAGAAAAATGGCTCCAAACTGCTCCTCCTACTAAACCGTTAGGCATGGCTCCTCCATAGGAGCCGGAGCTGaagaggagccctaccaaacggggcctaactATGCTATAGTTTGTCCACGTGCGCACCCCATAAAAAGAGAGATGATTAGAAAAATAAATCACCTTCCATTTTTTGTCTTATCTACTGCCATTAGCCTCGACCACTACCCTCGTTGCTAGCGGCAACCTCGTTGCTCAACCCACCCACCTCCTCCCATTGCCCCTCCAAACTGCCTTAGCTAACTGGAGCCGCTTCTCGCCCTTGCCTTGACACCGCGATTGACGGTGCCCTTGCTGCTTCTCCTCACCCCACCGCCCACCGTTGAGTGACTGCTACGCTGACATCCCTTTATAACTGCCAGACACCCCAAATCTCTAACACCTAAGGCCCTAACCCTAAATCCaacgtgccccccccccccccccccgtttgataggaagagggagagagggaaaGAGACGTCCTACCTACCATCACCACCTCCTCCGCTACCATTAGCGTCAGAGCACTATCGATTCGAAGAGCTCGATCCGTGCCTACATGCTAAAGCTCGTTCACATGGTGATGAATTTGGCAGGGAACACGAGGGATGGGAGGGGGCGAGGATGAAGCGGCGATCTGATAAGTGTTAGTGTTTGGTAGAAATGGCCGacactatttttttaaaaaaaaacacgaACACTATACATTGACATAAATAAGAGGAAGTAATTACTACTATTAATTATTAATAGTATAACGTATCATGCTAGCTAGAGATACTTATACATGTGGAGGGATTTTGCCTGCTAAAAATGCTTACATTCCTAAGTGGAGGGAGTAGTACCATAATCTTTGTGTTAATTGGAAGGTTGCTAATTAGTTGGCACATTTACTGGTGTATGGGCTCATTGGGGGCTGTCACTTCATTCCCTATAGATATGTTGTAGATGTCCTGGTTCATTCACCCAAGGATGTGAAAATGTATAAAGTTATACGTAAACGTAGCATGAACTTCTGCATAAAGTTTACTTGCAATTTACATAAAAAGCTAGTAAGCTACTATTAACCAACAACAATTTTCAGGAGAAACAACTTGCCAGAAAGAAAACTAGCTAAAAGGAACTGGGAAGATGTTAAAATGTATTGTCAAGTTAATGTCTTCTAGGTCGACTTTTAAAACTTGCAAATCCTTTTatggccatgttcggcttaccttataatctgcACTATTCagcttttttttttcagccgggtgtttttctctcacaacaattcagccagaacagcgtTTACAGCCAATtcagtaagccgaacggggcctataacTTCTGAGTTCCAGCTTCCCTTTTTCCTTTAGGCAACTTAACTGTGTGTGACCAGTTTGTACTAAGGTAGTAACTTCAGTCAAAATATTTAGTAGGGACTTATGTGAGGATAATGTGATAGCTTAAGATTTGCATACAAGAGATTTCTTGTATGAATGAGCTTTAATCAATAACTTGTATTATATCAACAACAATCATTAGTATTTGGTAGCAAattattatgtagaaattttacTATCAAGGTTACTTATAACTTGCAAGCACCGTTGCACTAAACTTACCATTAGACATGAATATATTTACAAAATATATACAATGTGGATCTAGTTTTGTAGATCTTGTCAGTCATAGAAAACGCTAGTAACATgcaaataatataatatatagtAGAATGAACTAGTACGGACATCACATGTTTTGACGTCACATGCATGCTAATCTCAATTCTCAACCCCAAAAGCaagaaaaccaaaaaaaaaattggcTCTACTTGTACAATTCATTATAGATGCTTCCTAGTGAGCTGCTTCAGTTGCGGTGGGCTTGATCGGGCCAGGAGGCCGGAGGCCCATCGCCTCACGCGCCCGCGGTCAGTAACGGCCCATCTAATCCACACAGCAGGCCAGCAACCGCTGCACCTGTGGGCTGTGGCTGATCCAACAAACCAACTATCTCTAACCCAATCCAATCCTTCATGTTCCTTTTTCATGGTCAGTTGATTATATCATGGTCGACAAAGCCAATTTTTAATGGTCAGTTGATTATATCATGGTCGACAAAGCCAATGCAAAACTGGATAGGGGTCGAAAAAAtgattgttattatattactggtTGGAAACGACTGATTCACAGCATGGGCCTAGGGTGGCGGCCAACTTTTCAGGTCACCGGGGAGACGACTTCACTTTGAGCCACTGGAGTGCAGAATTATTAAGTGACGAATGAAGAAAGTGGGCAGATGAGAAGGGTGAGACAACTAGACAAGGCAAGCCATCAGCTACCCCCAGGATGGACAAATCTGACCTTTCTCTGTCCGGATAGAGACGTCCGAGTCGCCGCGCATCAAAATCCAGCCACCGCAGCTACCCCAAGCAGCCATCCTTACCAATCTTTCCAGGTCAGAAAAACTAAGAAACATTGCAGCATATCAATTCAGTCATCATCCTGACCAGGCACTGCACCACTCCACCTCTCCACCAGTAGCAAGCTGTAGTGTCGAGCAGGACCTGTGAACAGAGATCAGAAAGCAACAGCACAGGCGCAGCTCCTGTCCACACCTTTCACCATACTAGCTCATAGTCACAATAAATCCCTAGGTGACTGTGACATGAAAAATACCCATGCTAATGCTATATGGTGGAGCATTCTAGTCGCAGAAAGCATACGGAAACAGAGCAGCAAAGCCGGAACAGGTTGATGGTTTCCCCACCGATGAGCCGCCTCGCATCTCACCGGGGCACGCTCCTGAAGATAAGAATGATTGCCTCTCCCGCATAACGCCACAATATGAGTGCgatatcagcctgttcgcttgctcgtaaacgatcgtaaatttccagccgggaacagtgtttttctctcacaccaaaccagccagcagtaaataatacacgatcgtttacggcctcccgaacaagccTGCGTCACTTGTGGAGCAGAGGAAGTGAACTTCTGAAAGGAAAAGAAATACAGGAAATATTCTGAATATTGGAAGAACAGCTAGCTTGCTTCTTCGTTATTAATGTTCTTAGTATCTATTTACATTGGACTAGCCAGAAATGTACAGGACTCAAAGCAGTAACATAGTTGAGTCTTCTACGTACACCCAGCCAGGCAGGAAGCAACTCAGCCAAacaagccaagcgaacagggtgtataTCCAGCCAGGGCCATGGATGTTGGTCAGCAGTCAGCAGCCACACTCCAGGTGCTGCTGTTTCTCAATCCTGGCAGATGCCACCAGCTACAACTGCTATATTACCTTGCTACATGTTTCCCAATTCCCATAACAGGTCGCTGCAGGTTTTCCAACAGGCCTATCTGGACATCTTATAGCTCCACAGCTTAAAAACCTCGCAGACCATGTACCCCTACTAATCAGTGCCTACCCAAAAATATAGTCGGTTTTGGTTCAGATGCTACACACGAGTATTATGCGTTGGAATGATTGTTACTATCATAGCTGTTCTGCTGATGATGCCTCGGCCCTTCTCCGCATACGAGCGCCCCACGACAGGTTCTCTTCTGAATCCTTTGTCGTGCTCCTCCTCTTCAGCTCTGCAATCTGGTCTTCCCAGGACCTTCTCCAGCCAGATTTCCCTTCCTGCTCCTGTGGGCCACATGGATAACAGATCTGTGAGGAAAATCCAAAACAGAGCTTCTGGGACTGGAAACTTAGAAAACAGAATAACAAATGATGGCCTTCCACATCATGAATGATTCTCCTGTGCGACTTTTGTATAAGCCATCAAAATCGGAAGATAAGCTTGCTACAGCAATTCTCAGTCTTACACGTAAGGCAACACCTTTTGAATTATTTCACAGATGATCTTTTGTTTGACACGCATGAAAACGACTTCTCCAAACTCTTCTGCATGTTGCGATCCACTCATTATCAGCGTCCTATTTGTACTGTTTTTGTATCATGGAAAATTCCTGGCCATTCCCTATTCGTAAGTATCTTGCATCAGAGCAAAATTATGTTCATTGATTTTATGTGAAACAAAATGGTACCTCCTGGCTCATATTTATTTTTTGTATGTAGTAGTTAATACGCCAATCTTTGAAGCACCTGTAGAGTTAAAGGCAGCCTTTGAGCACCCAATATTCACATTCACAGTGAGTCACAAACCATAAGAGATGTTCCTAAAAAATCCATGACTGTCATCAAATTCAGTCATTCACTGTTGGATGAATCAGTCATCTTATGTCGAGCTTCTGAATCCACATATAAATGTCATGCCAATGCCATGACATGAAAATAATATCTTGATGAGTGTTTAAAGTTGCATAGACAGAAGATCATCGTGCTAAAGTCAACATAAATATGACTATTGGCAGGCCAGACAGGGAATTATTTATGAACTACAAGCATCAATGCGAAAGCCATGCTTCAACAAACACATTAATCAGGGGGGAATCCAGATCCACAATTTTGTAAAGGTCGCAGTTCACTCATGATGCATATGTTTGAACTCCTATCAAGGACTGTAGCTGAAACAACTAGATTTTTTCAAATGACAGATTAAGTACTAATAGGAGCCAGATCGTACATCCCTGAAGAACTGATGAGTCCTCTCAGGTACAGACCAAGGATCTGAAGTCTGCAAACACCCCCTGTGGCCTCGATTAGAATACAGACAGATTTCAGGGTGAGAGACGTTTGCTGAACATTCGAGCTCAACAAAGTTCAGCAAATTCGCTTCACAGTATAATTAGGCATAATTCAACACATATTTTTCCTCTGACTATGCCAGTAGGTTCCTTTCCAGTTCAACAGAATCATAAATAAAAGAAGCTAAGGATCCCAGCATCAATCCAACAGCGCCACAAATCAATCTTAATCTGACTACGAGAATCGTAATCCTGACTACTGACTACGAGATCACATCTCTATCAATCGGATTGGCACGCAATGCAACGCCATGAAGAAATACCCAAGTAACAAGTGAGGAGAGCAGTGATCCAcacctggtggtggtggtggtagtaggcGCGGTGGGATTGGGAACGGCGCCCGGAGAAGGCGAGGCGGCAGACGCCGCGGGCGAGCGCGCGGTCGTAGCTGTCGCGGCGGCTCGGGTCGGAGAGCGTCTCGTAGGCCTCCTGCACCTCGATGAAGCGGCGGGTGTTCTCCGCCGCGGCGCCCGGCGGGGACACGTCCGGGTGGTACTTGAGCGCCAGCCGCCTGTAGGCGGCCCGGACCTCGTCGGGGCTCCCATCCGCCGAGATCCCGAGCAGGTCGTAGAACGTCCGCGATGCCGTCTGCTCCTGCTCCTCGGtgcgcacgccgccgccgccctcacgCCGGACGCCCCGCGCGAGCACGCGCAGGCGCGGCGTGTTCCACGGGCGCCGGAACGCGACGCGGCCCGCGGCCGTGGCCTGGGCGGTGGggaccgccgccgcggcggcggcggcggaggaagtGGGGGGAGTGGCGGCGAGGTGGGGCATGTGTGGTTTCCTTGCTGGGCTTCGCTTGCTTGTTGCGCTTgctggttttggttttggtttctcAGTTGGGTGGGTGCGGACGACGCTTTGCTTTCCGCAGCTATTAAGCGCCAACCGCCAAGAAAATGTATCTTTTAATTAAGATGTTATAATACAAAAACAGTAGGCCCCACTTTCAGTACGAAACAGACGTTGTACCACCACACCAGCGGCGACCGTGTAAAAGATATGCTATTTTTTTCTGATAAAAAAATCTTGTCGCGTGGAATTCATATGATATAAACATAGTATTCCAGCCCGGCTGAAAGATGAGATATTTTCTGCTCAAATGTTTATCCTCAAGCTCCACCACTGTttgcaagaagaagaaaaaaaaaggcaaaaTTTACCACCCCAACACTCCCTAAACCATGTATATTTTTTGTTAGCCCCCTCTATATTTATCCTCAAGCTCCACCATTATATTGTTTGCAAGAAAAAAGACAGAATTTTCCATTGCATTCTCTACATAAAAAATATGGGAAAAATATTCACTTATTGTTTCTTGACTCGAGCGGAGGACCGAGGCAAATCCCTACTCGTCTGTGCTGGTGGTTGTCTTCCCACATCGGTGCTAACGATTTGTTTGGTTTGTAGGTTAGAACTTATTTATTGTATTGGTTTTCTTTTGTGTAGTGATTTTTTTCTATATGAAGTTTATTTCTTTAGGGATATAAGAGCATGGTTAATTAACACTCTAATTAAATTTATGTTTTTTATACATCCATTCAAACACCCATTCCAACAATATTTATGTGTTTTCCGAGTATATTTTTTTCCATATGTTTTCCCTATTTATTCTTGTGTTTTTTTATTATGTTTCAGCATTTTTCCAATCTAGCATTCCAAGAAGGCCTTAGACTCTTGTCCCTTAAAAAACACAGTGTGAGAAAGAATTATCCTATTTCAATGAAAGCAGCCGAAGCCCCTCACGACCATGAGCGCACATCTGCCTGTTCACCTTTATGCTGTTGCATGTTGGCTTTTACTGGCAACCCACAGTGGCCATAAATGCACCCGATTGAAGCATCTAAAAAAACTGAACAGACGTTTCTGCGTTTCTGCCCATCGGTCTCCCTCCGTCTGCCCATCTTCTCCACGTACAGAGGTGCCCTCCCTTTATATATGAACCTTCTCAATGACATTTCGGCAAGGCATATTTGTTTTGTCTCTTACGTAGCCATCCTGAAACCTGCATAAGACTAGATTGCTAGCTGCACCCAAGCTAGCATAGGTGATATCCACG includes:
- the LOC136461942 gene encoding xylan glycosyltransferase MUCI21-like — translated: MGDAADKNKGKWLFVQFVAVFSAVILCILLYASRFPMPVPYGAAGFFGPRGAGNAGALARLDNQVHSPCSSLPDHTICCDRSDENADVCFMSGDVRTDAASLSLLLFPPRARPPAAGATAEEERIRPYTRKWDGKVMGDIQEVQLRVARPGEEAAGAAHRCDVRHDAPVHVVTAGGYNGNYFHAFNDGFLPSWVTVQHLRRRVVLAVLSYSPRWAGAYREVISGLSGYPVIDLLRDTRTHCFPGAIVGARFHGYLAVDPARLWDNKTIVDFHRFLAGVYEPLSQSQGGGGEPAERARQHHPRNFKVFGETLARFGETLARMHSRLLRQREWETSALLSPVPNFNILGR
- the LOC136457963 gene encoding chaperone protein dnaJ 20, chloroplastic-like; translation: MPHLAATPPTSSAAAAAAAVPTAQATAAGRVAFRRPWNTPRLRVLARGVRREGGGGVRTEEQEQTASRTFYDLLGISADGSPDEVRAAYRRLALKYHPDVSPPGAAAENTRRFIEVQEAYETLSDPSRRDSYDRALARGVCRLAFSGRRSQSHRAYYHHHHQEQEGKSGWRRSWEDQIAELKRRSTTKDSEENLSWGARMRRRAEASSAEQL